TCGGAGCAGGGgtgccttccctgctgcctgtcagATGCGCCTGAAAAGAACAGGGCAATAAAACAACAGCCGCCTCTGTCTCCCTCGTTAAACACGGCACTAATTGGATGTTAAtttttccttgctcttctcGCTGCTCGATTGtgagggctgtgcctggctctcCCTCTCCCgcttcctttctttcctgttgcAATGCTCTTGGCAGCTCCGAGGGACTCCGGACTGTGCGCTCCCCTCCCGCTCGTGGACTGGAATAATTCAGGAGCTGGGAGAATTAAAAAAGACGAGGCGCGGGGGCGAACGGTTCAGAAACGGGGCGGGCGTGATGGATTTCGAGAGCTACGCTAATCTCCCCGTTTCCCGTGCATTGTCCTGCCGACTTGGAGCTATTCTCTTCCCATTtctcttcccctcctttcccttcGCGTTGGGTTTGGACTGCAGGGCAAAAATAtgttattagaaaaaaaaaaaaaaagaaaaaaggcaggaaaaaatagaaaaaaggcttaaaaaaagagggggggggggggggaagaagaaaaaagccaaaaaaaaaaaaaaaaaaaaaaaaaaaagaggaaaagaaaaaaagcctggTTCAATGACGacaaacccccaaacctcctcccagctccccccGTCTCGCCGCGCTGCCTAACCCCTGCGTGGAAACAGGCGTTTTAGGGAGCCGGAGCAGGAAGTTGTTGTTCTCTGTCTTGCCCAGGTCATCTTCCAGGGTATGTGTGCAAGGGCGGTGGGCACGAGGGCTCGGTGGGCGCCCAGCAGCCTCGGCCGCCCCCCGCTAGCCCCGGCCAACGAGGCGGGCGAGCAGCGCAGGGCAGCGGGGGCCgggtggggttttgggggacGCAAGAGGGGCCCAAGGGACAGAATGGGTGGGGGAGCGGAGGGGAGGGAGCGGGAGGCGGAGGTGGGGGGAGAGAGCGAGAGCCGGGGAGTAAAGTCCTACCTGGGATCGGTGCCAACTTCCTGCAAAGGGTTACAGACCCGCGGCTTTGAGAGCCCACCAGAGGCGAGTGCGCTCTTGTCACGGTTCCAAGGCGAGATGAAGGCAGCGGGAACAGGTACAGCAGATGCCGAGTGGCCTCGTTTGCCCGCCGAGCGGGGCTTCGGCTCGATTTAAGCCTCGCCGACGAGGAGCCTTCGGTGCTCCCGCCGGCGGGGGCCTGGCCATCCCCGCACGAGGCCAGCGGGTGCCAAGGGTGGGGTGGGCGGCTCGGTGCCggggggctgtgtgtgcatggCACGGGGGGGCTCCGCCGCTCGCTCGCCTTCTCGCCGTTTGGATTAACATGCGGAAGATGCGCCTGTCACTTTGCTTACTGTCAGCTCCGGCTCGGGGATGGGTGACGGCTTTGTTCGGCGCAGCCGGGGGAGCCGTGCCAACTCGGACTTGGCAGGCGAAGCCgggtgggcagggagagggggacGAGGAGCGGGAACGGCTGCTGGGGCGGCTGCGGAGGGACGTGGCCGCAGGCCCGCTTCTGAGCACGGCGGCTTTCTGTTGGCGTGcgcctccctctccctccctctctcccgCGCTCGCCTGCGCCCAGGCTGGTGCAGACAAAATGAAAAcgtgttttgttttggttttttggcaTCTCCCCAGCAGCGCTACCAACCCCAGCTGCCCCCCCTCCGCTCCCTTCCCCAACCCGCCGCGACTCCCTTTTACAATCGGCACGACCCAGGTGCTCGGGCAGCAACAGAATAAGGCCAAAAATACCCCTTGGCACCCAAACCGCCCCCAATCTGCCACCCTCGGCAGCAACTGCTCCCATCCGGCCTCCATGGCGGGTGGGTTGTTGtttgtatgtgtatatatatattttgtccccttttttttctgccccCATCGGGTCCCTCTCGCGTTGGGTGTGTGTGTTCCTATTCAAGCGCCCGCCACCTCCTGTCGTGCGAAAACCAGGAAGGAGGGAGCCAAGGGCTCATTTGTGCCTGGACGCCCGGGCGGCGAGCGAGGGAGACAACGATGGAGGAcaagaggagggaggagagggatgggaaggCGGGAAAAGGAGCATGGGGAGGGCGGAAAAAACCCAATC
The sequence above is a segment of the Oenanthe melanoleuca isolate GR-GAL-2019-014 chromosome 26, OMel1.0, whole genome shotgun sequence genome. Coding sequences within it:
- the LOC130263840 gene encoding uncharacterized protein LOC130263840; translated protein: MPSGLVCPPSGASARFKPRRRGAFGAPAGGGLAIPARGQRVPRVGWAARCRGAVCAWHGGAPPLARLLAVWINMRKMRLSLCLLSAPARGWVTALFGAAGGAVPTRTWQAKPGGQGEGDEERERLLGRLRRDVAAGPLLSTAAFCWRAPPSPSLSPALACAQAGADKMKTCFVLVFWHLPSSATNPSCPPSAPFPNPPRLPFTIGTTQVLGQQQNKAKNTPWHPNRPQSATLGSNCSHPASMAGGLLFVCVYIYFVPFFFCPHRVPLALGVCVPIQAPATSCRAKTRKEGAKGSFVPGRPGGERGRQRWRTRGGRRGMGRREKEHGEGGKNPIHLPRPFV